A single genomic interval of Mustelus asterias chromosome 13, sMusAst1.hap1.1, whole genome shotgun sequence harbors:
- the bbln gene encoding bublin coiled-coil protein — MSGPNGEPGVTVRPEEEEEEVPEEEYAALNLMLDQINSCLDNLEEKNDVLNAKLHELLESNRQVRMEFRQQQTASTDSQDRDA; from the exons ATGTCGGGACCGAATGGagaaccgggtgtcacagtgaggccggaggaggaggaggaagaggtgcCCGAGGAAG AATACGCTGCACTCAATCTGATGCTTGACCAGATCAACTCTTGCCTGGACAACCTCGAGGAGAAGAACGATGTCCTGAATGCGAAACTTCATGAACTGCTGGAGTCAAATCGCCAGGTGAGGATGGAATTCAGGCAGCAACAAACAGCGTCGACAGATTCCCAGGATCGTGAtgcttga